Sequence from the Seonamhaeicola sp. ML3 genome:
AAATCGCCATCATTTTTTCATCAGTCTTTGCTATTCTTGGTATAGCCCTCTTCGCGGTTTGGTCTGTTTTAAGCAACGTAACCTCTGGCATTATTCTGTTTTTTTCATATCCATACAAGGTTGGCGATAAAATAAAAATTCACGATAGCGATTTACCACAGCAGGAAGCTATTATCGAAGATATTGGAGCATTCCAATTGCACTTAAGGTTGGAAAATGGTGATTTGGTAACTTACCCGAACAATTTAATTTTACAAAAGCCCGTAACCCTTGTTGAAAAGGATGCTATTCAAGAAGCAAGCTAACCCTTATACTTAAGTTAAAGAAACATTAAAACTAGAGCAATGGCCACAGCACTTTGTTATATTTGAGCTTAGTTAATTAAAAACTATGATGCAAAGACAGATCGCTTTATTATTAGTTTGGTCCGTTTGTTTTTTTCAAGCCAACGCTCAAAAACCCAAAACACCATCTTCCTCTCAGATATACGAGTCTATTCAAAAGCTAAATTTTTTAGGTTCGGTTTTATATGTTGCTGCGCACCCCGATGATGAAAACACGAGGTTGATTTCCTACATGTCTAATCACGTTAAAGCCAGAACAGCCTATTTATCTCTAACACGAGGTGATGGCGGACAAAATTTAATTGGCCCAGAAATACGAGAACTTCTTGGCGTAATAAGAACCCAGGAATTATTAGCGGCCAGACGTGTGGATGGCGGAGAACAAATATTCTCGAGAGCTAATGATTTTGGCTACTCTAAACACCCTGAAGAAACTTTTAATATTTGGGATGAAGCACAGGTTCTAAGTGATGTCGTTCTAGCCATAAGACAATTTAAACCGGATATCATTATAAACCGATTTGACCATAGAACCCCTGGCACAACCCACGGTCACCATACAGCCTCTGCTATATTGAGCGTTGAAGCGTTCGATTTGGTTGGCGATGAAAACTCACACCCAGAGTTACTGGAATATGCAAGTACATGGCAACCTAAGCGTTTGTTTTTCAATACAGGATGGTGGTTTTATGGCAGTAGAGAAAACTTTGATAAGGCAGATAAGAGTAATATGTTAAATGTCGATATTGGCGTATACTACCCATTAAAAGGCTTATCTAATAACGAAGTCGCTGCATTGGCCAGCAGTCAACATTTGTGTCAAGGATTCGGAAGGCTAGCGCAACGCGGTTCACAACATGAATATATTGAACTCATTAAAGGAGATGCTCTCGAGGGTGATAATATTTTTGCCGGTATAGATACCTCATGGAACCGCATTAAAGGCGGTAAAACCATTGGAGATTTGCTGTATGCTGTTGAAAAGAATTTCAACTTTCAAAATCCTTCAATACATCTTCCCAATCTAATTGAAGCCTATACCCTATTGCAGACCGTAGAGAATGAACACTGGAAAACCCAGAAGACAAAGGAGCTAAAAGCCATTATAGAAATGTGTGCCGGGTTGTACCTTGAAGCTTCGGCATCTACCTTTTCCGTTTCGGCCGAGAATAACTTAAAGATTAATATTGAAGCGCTAAAAAGAAGCGATGCTAACATTAAGCTAAAAAGCGTTAGTATTTCACCCATAAATCAAGTTAAGACTACACATGTTTTTATGGAAAATAACAAGAAATATAATTTTTCATTCAATACCATTATCCCAGATTTAGATCACACCAGCCCGTACTGGTTAAATAAAAAATGGACTAAAGGTATGTATGTTGTTGAAAATAAAGCCTTAATAGGAAATCCTGAAACCAAAAGAGCTTTACAGGCTACTTTTTCTATTGATTTTGATGGCTTAACAATTGATTTTGAAAAAGATGTGATTCATCGCTATTCAAAACCAGATAAAGGTGAATTGTATCGTCCGTTTGAAATCATTCCAGAAGCATCTGCTAAAATAGCCCAAAAGGTGGTTATTTTTGAGAATAATCAACCTCACGATATCACCGTAGTCGTAAAAGCGGGTAAAGATAACTTAGAAGGTCATGTGGAAGTTTGTCATCCTAACGATTGGAGCGTATATCCCAAAAACCAAAAAATATCAATCAAACACAAAGGAGAAGAACAAACTTTAGTGTTTACGATTATACCTCCTAAAAATCAAAGTGAAGGCTTGATTGGCCCCATTGTACACATAGGTAACAATGCCTACACAAAAGAACTTGTTGAGATTAAGTACGATCATATTCCCTATCAAACCGTTCAGTTGCCAAGTGAAAGTAAGGTGGTGCGTTTAGACATTCAGAAACGGGGTGAAAATATAGCTTATATCCAAGGTGCTGGCGATGTTGTTCCAGAAAGTTTACAACAAATAGGCTATAGTGTTCGTGTCATAAAACCAGAAGACATTTCGGCTGAATTATTAAGTAGATTTGATGCGGTAGTTGTAGGCATTAGGGCTTATAATACTGTTGAAGCCTTAGAATTTAAACAAGAAACACTGTTCGATTTTGTGTCTAAAGGCGGTAATATGATAGTGCAATACAACACCTCCCATAGGCTTAAAACAAAGCAATTGGCACCATACGATTTAAAATTATCTAGAGATCGTGTAACCGATGAAAACGCCGAAGTTAGATTTTTAAATCCTGAACATCCTGTACTTAATTTCCCCAATAAAATCACTCAAAAAGATTTTGAAGGTTGGACCCAAGAGCGCGGTTTGTATTTTCCAAACCAATGGAGCAATGAGTTTACACCAATACTCTCCATGAACGATAAGAATGAAACCCCTAAAGACGGTAGTTTATTGGTCGCCAAATACGGTAAAGGCTATTACATTTACACTGGCCTGAGCTTTTTTAGGGAATTTCCAGAAGGCGTTTCTGGTGCTTACCGATTGTTTGCAAATATGCTATCTTTAGGAAAAGACAACCTAAAGCTAGAAGCTAAACTTAACGATTAGTTTTATGACCGATAAAAACCAACCAAAACAACCTTGGCTTAAATTATACTCTATTGTTTTAATAGCTAATGCGGTTTATTTCATATTGTTTTACTTAATAATGAAAGCGTTTTAGATGCAATTAAATTGGATTGATTGGGTTGTTTTAAGCGTTACCTTGCTTACCATTGTTGGTTATGGCACTTGGAAAACCAGAGGCCGTAATAGTGCCCAGGAATATATAAAAGGCGGTAACTCCTCAAAATGGTGGACTATTGGTTTATCGGTAATGGCCACCCAAGCGAGTGCCATCACTTTTTTATCTACTACTGGACAAGCATTTTCAGATGGTATGGGGTTCGTTCAGTTTTATTTCGGACTCCCAATTGCAATGGTTATCATTTGTTTGGTCTTCATTCCGCTGTACCATAAATTAAAGGTATTCACTGCCTATGAATTTTTAGAAAGCAGGTTCGACTTAAAGACCCGAAGCCTCACTGCCGTTTTGTTCTTAATTCAACGGGGTTTAGCAGCAGGAATAACCATTTTTGCTCCAGCCATAATCTTATCGGTAATCCTAGATTGGAACCTTACCTATCTTAATATTGCCATTGGTATTTTAGTCATAATATATACGGTTTCTGGAGGCACAAAAGCTGTGACCGTAACACAAAAACAGCAAATGTTTGTCATTTTTGCTGGTATGCTGGCGGCCCTATTCATTACTTTGAACCTTATTCCAGATGAAGTCTCCTTTACCAAAGCATTAGATATTGCTGGTGCCAACGGAAGAATGGAAATTTTAGACTTTTCTTTCGATTTGGAAAATAGATATACCGTTTGGTCTGGCCTTATTGGAGGTACATTTTTAGCCCTCGCCTATTTTGGTACAGACCAAAGCCAAGTACAACGCTACCTATCGGGCAAGTCCATTAAAGAAATGCAAATGGGACTTATATTCAACGGAGTTCTAAAAGTACCCATGCAATTCTTTATTTTATTGGTTGGAATTATGGTCTTTGTATTTTATCAATTTAACCCACCACCACTAAATTTTATTGGACCATCAACAGATAAAGTTTTGGCTTCGGAATATGCTGAAGAATATAAAGCACTTCAAGAAAAACAAAATGTGCTTTTCAGTAAAAAGAAAGCACTTAGTTTGACTCTGTCTAAAAGTGAAGATGATAATATTAGAAAAGAATTATTCGAACTAGATAAACAAGAGAAGGCGTTTCGTTTAGAATCTAAATACCTGATAAAAAGGGCTGTAGATTCTGCTTACGCCAATACATATGACAGACTACAAAATGAATTAAAGGCTTTAGAAGATAATACTGAAAGTAGTGCATACAAACAAAAAGAGGAAGCTTTACAAAATCTGTATGAGGAATCTGCAAAAGACACTCAAACAAATGACAGGGATTATATGTTCATTACCTTTATCCTGAAACATCTTCCTAAAGGGTTGATAGGATTGCTTTTGGCCGTAATACTTTCGGCAGCTATGTCTTCTACAGCATCAGAAATAAATGCGTTGGCCACTATTACTTCGGTGGATTTATACGGTAGAAATCTTAAAGTGGATAAAGGAGAAAAGCACATGGTTAAAGCCACAAAACTATTTACACTACTTTGGGGCATTGTAGCAATAATAATTGCTTGTTTTGCCAATCTTGCCGAGAATTTAATACAGCTAGTGAATATCATAGGCTCAATCTTCTATGGTAATGTTCTGGGTATTTTCCTTTTAGCATTTTTTATAAAATCTATTAAAGGGAATGCTGTATTCTTGGCCGCCATCATAACGCAAATCATAGTTATTACAGGTTGGTGGTTCGACTGGATGCCTTACCTGTGGTTAAATTTATTTGGATGTGCTTTAGTGGTAATTATCGCTCTAGCCATTCAACCTTTTTATAAAAACAATGACTAAATCAACAACTAAGAAAACCATTAACTGGGGCATTATAGGACTTGGTAATATTGCTCACAAATTTGCAAAAGACTTACTCACCATTCCCGATGCTAAACTACACGCCGTAGCTTCAAGAACTCAGGAGAAATCTGATGTCTTTGCCAAGGTATATGGCGCTACTAAGGCTTATTCCAGTTATGAGGCACTAGCAAAAGATAAGGATATAGATGCCGTTTATATCGCCACACCGCATGCGCTACACAAAGAAAACACCACCCTTTGTTTAGAACATGGTATTGCTGTATTATGTGAAAAACCTTTTGCTATGAACAGCGATGAAGTCGATATGATGATTGCAAAAGCAAAAGAAAATCAGGTCTTGCTCATGGAAGCCTTGTGGACTTACTTTTTACCGCACTACCAATATGTTCTTGATCATCTTAAAAATGAAACTTATGGCAAGCTGTTAAAACTGGAAGCCGACTTTGGGTTTTTTAAGGCTTTTGATGACAACTCAAGACTTTTTAACAAAGACCTAGGTGGTGGTAGTCTTTTAGATATTGGCATCTACCCTATTTTTGCGGCCTTATCTACTTTGGGTATTCCAGAGAATATTGAAGCTAATGCTACGTTTTTCGAAAATGGTGCAGATTCCTCTTGTAGCATAACCTTTAAGTACGGTGATGGCAGCACAGCGCTATTAAACAGTTCTTTGATAGAAGATACACCTACCGAGGCTATCTTTTATTGTGAAAACGCTACAGTTAAGATTAACACCTATTTCCATGCCCCTTCCACAGTTTCTATTATCAGGGACAACAACGAGGAACGTATTGACTTTAATTATAAAACGATTGGCTATAACTACGAGGCCATTCATTTTAATGAGTTAATTAGAAATGGTAAAACCGAAAGTGATGTCATGACGTTTGAGTTTAGCAAACAGTTGATAAAACTATTGGATAGCGTTAGAAAAATTATCAATCTAGAGTATTAAACAAGTAAGGCGCAACCTAAACAGCTGCGCCTTACTTTCTAAAATATCTATAAATGTAACGCTATAGTTATATAGGTAGTCTACATAGCTCCCCACTCTTTTAAAACTTTCTCGTTCTTATCTATGAAGGGTTGATAATTTCTTTTCTTAGCTAATTCCAAAGATGTTTTAGCTGCTTCAATCGCTGCTTTTTTATTTCCAGCTTTAGCGTGTATTAGAGCCTGTTGGTGAATAAACCAAAAACGCGGTTTCTTACTTGTCATTTCAACGGCTTTATCAATCCATTTTACGGCCTCAGAAATATCTTTGCCTTCCTCGTAATAATATACAGCAGAATTAAAATAATCTTGAGGAGAAGGTCCATTCATAACACTTTTAATGCTTTTACTCACCTTAGCATCTGTTGGTACAGTGAAAGGAACAGCAGCATAAGATTTCTCCCAAATAATTTCTAAAACAGCACTACTGTTCTTAATCTGGTTAATATCAATAGCCAATGTCTCAACATTAAAAGGCACCTCATAAACTTTAACTTTGGAAGTAGCAACTACTTTGCTATCATCCCAATCTTGAGGTGTGCCCCAATTGTCCGAATCGGCATATAACATCACATCCCAAGCTTCGGCTGAGTTTAATCGTGTGTAAATGGCATAAGTACCGGCTTTTACTTCTTGTCCGTCGAACATGATGTCGTCACTGAAGGTTATTGTGGTATTTTTATTGGCACCTGTTCTCCAAACTGTTCCCCAAGGTTCTAATCCACCAAATATTTTTCGTCCTTTAACACCTGGTCTGGAATATGCTATGGTGATATCTGTAAGACCAACGGTTTGTTTTAAGGTTGCCGATGGACTTGGTGCTGGGGTTTTAACTTGAGCGTTAACAATGCTAATTGTTGCAAACGCCATAAACAGTAATACTAACTTTCTCATTTTTTTGATTGTTTAATGAATTTTAGGTTTATAATGGTTTAAAATTAACGATTTAATAACTGCTTACTGTTAATAAAACCTTAAATAAGCCTCGTATATTTGCTTGATATAATTTTTAATATCGACACAGTTTATCTGTGTACCTTGATTATAAAAACTACTTAACATGAAAAAATATATAGCTGAAATTATAGGAACATTCACCATGATTTTTTGTGGCTGTGGCGCCATGACCATCAATGAAATTACTGGAGGTTCAATTTCTCATGTTGGTGTTGCCGCAACATGGGGATTAATAGTTATGGCCATGATTTATGCCTTTGGAGAAACCTCTGGAGCACATTTTAATCCAGCTGTAACCATTGGATTTGCTGTAGCTAAAAAATTCTCTTGGCTTGAAGTTCCTAAATACATCACAGCTCAATTTGTTGGAGCTGTTTTAGCTGTTTTTATATTGTGGTTTCTTTTTCCTGAAAGTCAATTTTTAGGAGAGACCACTCCTGCTTCTGGTTTCCCTGCTTACAAAGCAGCTATTCTAGAGTTTCTATTAACTTTTTTCCTAATGGTGACCATAATAAATGTTTCAACAGGCAGTAAAGAAATTGGCACCATGGCCGCCATAGCTGTTGGAGGTGTTATTCTATTGGAGGCCATGTTCGCAGGCCCGATGACTAAAGCCTCTATGAACCCTATACGCTCTATAGCTCCTGCAATTTTTACAGGAAACTTTAAAGATTTATGGTTGTATATTATTGCTCCTGTAGTAGGCGCAATAGCCGCAGTATCAAGCTGTAAATTGGTCAAGGATGACCAATGTTGCTAACCATAATAAGAATTCCTTATAGCATTATATTTTATTTTGTTTAACTTTTTTGATTAATGGTTAAACATTTTTATATCTTTACCATAAATATTTTAATTATGGCAAAGAAATCTGCAATATCCGAATCTAAGATTATAGAACAATATATGGGTCATGTTTTAGAACATGGTAAAAACCCTTCCTCTGTATACGCATTTGCAAAAACGAATGCTTTTGAAGAAAGTGATTTCTATAAATTTTTCGCATCGTTTGATGCCATTGAAAAAGGCATATTCACTGCGTTCTACCAAAACACCATTAAGATTTTAGAAAAGAGCGAGGATTACAAAATATTCGATGCTCGAAATAAACTATTAGGATTCTATTATACCTTTTTTGAAAACTTAACTGCCAATAGAAGTTATGTAACCCATGTGTTGGACAAATACAAGAACAATCTAAAGGGCTTACAGATTTTAAACGGTCTAAAAAATCACTTTACAAATTATGTTGGGGCATTGGGAATTCAAATGTTGGACATTAAACAAGAGCAGTTTGAAAAAATTCAAGAGAAAGCCCTCAAAGAATCAGCATGGTTACAACTTATAGTTACCATGAAATTTTGGCTTGAGGACACCTCACCTGCTTTCGAAAAAACAGATATTTTCATTGAAAAGTCCGTTAATACAACTTTTGATGTCTTAGATATCACCCCGATTAAAAGTGTTCTTGATTTAGGAAAATTCCTTTTCAAAGAAAAATTCCAAATGAACTAGAGTCTTATGAAAACAATTGATAGTATACCAACATCTAAAATCCAGAGGGCAACCAAATTGGTTACAACTGGAGCAAAAGTGGGTGTTAATTACATAAAATATTACGGTGATAAATTAGTAAACAGTGAAGCCGAAGCCAAAGAACGGTTAAATAAGAACAATGCAACCGATATATATGATGGTCTCAAACAGCTCAAAGGCAGTGCTCTCAAAGTAGCACAAATGTTGAGCATGGAAAAAAGTATTTTGCCGCAGGCTTATGTAGAGCAATTTTCTTTGGCTCAATTTTCGGTTCCGCCGCTTTCACCACCATTAGTTATAAAAACGTTTAAAAAATATTTTGGGAAACATCCCAATGATCTTTTTGATACTTTTAGTGCAACTTCCGTTAACGCTGCTAGTATCGGCCAGGTACATGTAGCATTTAAGAATGGGAAAAAACTTGCTGTGAAAATCCAATACCCGGGAGTTGCAGAGAGTATCGCTTCAGACCTAGCCATGGTTAAACCTGTGGCTATGAGTATGTTCAATATCAAAGGTAAAGATTCAGATAAATACTTTAAAGAAGTTGAGCATAAACTCGTTGAGGAAACGAATTACATCAACGAGATTAAGCAAAGTAAAGAGGTTGCTGAAAACTGTAAACATATTCCGCATCTTCGTTTTCCGCATTATTACGAAGACCTATCTTCTGAAAGAATTATTACCATGGACTTCATGGAAGGTGAACACCTTTCTGAATTCACTGCTCACAACGAAGACCAAGACAAAGCAAACAGATTAGGACAAGCCTTATGGGATTTTTACATGTACCAAATACATAATTTGAAAAAGGTACATGCCGATCCGCATCCGGGCAACTTCCTAGTTTCTGAAAAAGGAGAATTAATTGCGTTAGATTTTGGGTGTATGAAAACCATTCCAGACGAATTTTATACACCCTATTTTAACCTTGCAAAAAAAGAAAACTTGAGCAATCAAGATTATTTTGTCTCTAAACTCTATGAATTAGAAATTTTGAGAGCAGACGATTCACCCGAAGAACTCGAATTTTTCACTCAGATGTTTCATGAAATGTTGAGTCTTTTTACACAGCCGTTTCACCAAGATACTTTTGATTTCTCTGATGCTAATTTCTTTGGACAAATAGCGGACCTAGGAGAAAAATATTCTAAGAACACCGAATTACGAAAAATGAATGGTAATAGAGGTTCTAAGCATTTCATTTACATAAACAGAACTTTCTTCGGACTTTACAACCTTATGTTCGATTTGAAGGCACAAAACATAAAAATCAATAATTTTTTAAAGCTGTAATGAGATACTTTAGCGAAAACGACATACAAGAACTAAACCACATCTATAAGATTAATTTAATCAATAGTTGCTCAGGGTATAAATCGGCAAACCTCATCGGTTCCATATCTAATGATGGTATAGAAAATGTTGCTGTGTTTAGTTCTGTAACCCACATTGGTTCTAGCCCCGCTATGCTAGGTTTTTTCTTAAGACCAACTACAGTCATAAGAAATACCTACGAGAACATTAAGGCGACTGGTGTTTATACCATAAATCATATTCACAATGATATAACTGAAGATGCTCATCATACATCTGCAAAATATGAGGCTGATATCTCAGAATTTGAAGTAACCAATCTCAATCCACAATACCGGTCAAATTTCAAAGCACCGTTTGTGCATGGTGCTCCAGTACAGTTGGCAATGCAATACGTTGAGGAATATGACATTAAAGCCAATAACACCATTTTAGTCATTGGGAAGGTAATTGGGCTATACGTTAAAGATAACCTCATAGAGGACGACGGGTTCATTAATTTATCTCAAGCTGGTGTAGCTGCAATAAACGGCTTGGATGGTTATGCAATACCAGATGCAAAAACAAGATATGGGTACCAAAGACCCAAACTATTAATACAACAATAATGACCATATTAGTTACAGGAGCCACCGGTTATATAGGAAAACGACTTATTCCAATTTTATTGGATAAGGGGCATACTGTAATTTGTGTGGTTAGAGACCGTTTGAGAGCGGATAAAAAATTCGCAAATGAAGATAACGTGTATGTTATTGAAGCAGATTTTCTAAAACCAATCACCTTAAGTAACATCCCCAAAAGAATAGATGTGGCATACTATCTTATGCACTCTATGTCTAATACCTCCAAGGACTTTGCTGCTTTAGAAAAACAATGTGCACAAAACTTTAAGGACTATTTAGAAACCACCGAGGTAAAACAAGTGATATACTTAAGCGGAATAACCAATGAAGATAAGCTATCCAAACACCTAAATTCCAGAAAACAAGTGGAGTTTATTTTAAAATCTGACAACTACGCACTTTCGGTTTTTAAAGCGGGAATTATAGTGGGTTCTGGAAGTTCTTCTTTTGAAATCGTAAGAGATCTTGTAGAGAAATTACCTTTTATGATTGCACCAAAATGGTTAAATACAAAAACACAACCTTTGGCTGTTCGGGATGTATTGAGCTTTTTGAGCAAAGCGGTTGGTAACGAAAAAGTCTTCAATAAATCCTTTGATGTTTTCGGACCCGAAATAATCACTTATAAAGACATGTTATTACAATTTGCCGAAGTAAGAGGACTAAAACGGAAAATAGTAACTGTACCGGTTATGACCCCAAAACTCTCCTCCTACTGGTTATATTTTGTGACCTCAACGTCTTATAAATTGGCAAGTACCCTAGTAGATAGTATGGGAGTTCAAATAATTGGTAAGCCTAGCAAAATTAATGAGATTTTAAATGTAAAACCCATTCCATACAAAGAGGCTGTTGCCTTGGCGTTCGAAAAGATAGAACAGAACAGTATTGTTTCCAGTTGGAAAGACTCCATGATAAGCAGCGGTAGGTTACAAAACAGATTACACCAATACATTAATGTCCCACAATTTGGATGCTTCACAGACCATAGAGAACGTTTTATAAATGACACTGAACAAACTCTAGATAAAATATGGAGCATTGGTGGTAAGAACGGATGGTATTACGGTACGTTCCTTTGGCGTATAAGAGGATACATTGATAAGCTCTTTGGAGGCATAGGTCTAAGAAGAGGACGAACTCACCCCACCCATTTGGCAGCAGGAGATGCTTTAGATTTTTGGCGTGTTATTTATGCCGATAAAAACAAACAAAAATTACTACTATTCGCAGAAATGCGCTTACCGGGAGAGGCCTGGCTAGAATTTAAAATTGAAGACAATAAACTTAAGCAAACAGCAACTTTTAGACCACGTGGACTCTGGGGAAGACTGTATTGGTACACCGTATTGCCTTTCCATGGTTTTATTTTCTCTGGTATGATTAACAAACTCGTAAAAGTTGAAATTCCGAAAACCTCACTTACCACAGAAAATATGTCCAATTTGTAATCGTCCATTCTCTTGGAGAAAAAAATGGAGTAAAAACTGGGATAACGTAAAATATTGTAGTGACAAATGCAGGAGAAACAAAACAACTTTGCTTTAGTTTGGTTCCAAAACAATTTAAGAGTTCAAGACAACGCTCTGTTATACGAGATTGTTAAAAAACATAAAAACATCATAGCGGTTTATTGCTTCGACCCGAGACATTATGAAAATACGCCTTTCGGATTTCTAAAAACCGGTAAGTTCAGAACCAAATTTCTTATTGAGACCGTTACCAATCTCAAAAATAATCTGAAGACTTTAAACATCGAATTATTAGTTTTTAATGAAAAACCTGAGACAGCCATTAAGGGCATTACCGAAAAGTATCAAGTTGAAGCGTTGTATTTACAAAAAGAATGGACTTCAGAAGAAGTTCAAACTTTTAATAATGTTGTAAAAGAGCTTCCTAAAAGCATTAAAATCCACGCAGCTTACGATCAGTTCTTATATCACCCAGATGATATAAACTACTCGGCAAGGGAAATTCCGAAGGTCTTTACCAATTTCAGAAAAAACACAGAAAAAACAAGCACAGTAAGACCTGTAATTAAAATAGAACCTTTAAAAACCAATGCCGTAGTTGAGAATAAAACAAAAATACCCACATTAAAAACCTTGGGATATGCTGATTTTGAAATGAATCCAAATACAGCGTTTCCATTTTCTGGTGGAGAAACTGCTGCTCTAGAACGCTTAGAATATTATGTGTTCAAAACAAAGAAATTGGGTGTTTACAAGAAAACACGAAATGGACTATTGGGTAAAGATTTCAGCTCTAAGTTTTCACCCTGGCTTGCTAATGGAAGCCTTTCTGCAAGAACTATATTTTGGGCCGTGAAAGAATTTGAAAAGCAACATTTCAAAAATCAATCTACCTATTGGTTGGTTTTCGAATTAATGTGGAGAGACTATTTTAAATACATTTCTCTAAAGCACAATAACAACATCTTTAAAATAGATGGCATACTAAATAATAAATACCACTGGGAAAGAAATCAGGATTTGGTTGAAAAATGGATTAATGGCGAGACAGAATCAAACTTTGTTAATGCCAATATGATCGAACTAAAAAAAACGGGATGGATGAGTAACCGCGGGCGACAAAATGTAGCTTCTTATTTTTCCAAAGACCTAAAACTGGATTGGAGAATTGGAGGCGCTTATTTTGAATCGCTGCTTATAGATTATGATGTTCATA
This genomic interval carries:
- a CDS encoding flavin reductase family protein; translated protein: MRYFSENDIQELNHIYKINLINSCSGYKSANLIGSISNDGIENVAVFSSVTHIGSSPAMLGFFLRPTTVIRNTYENIKATGVYTINHIHNDITEDAHHTSAKYEADISEFEVTNLNPQYRSNFKAPFVHGAPVQLAMQYVEEYDIKANNTILVIGKVIGLYVKDNLIEDDGFINLSQAGVAAINGLDGYAIPDAKTRYGYQRPKLLIQQ
- a CDS encoding DUF2256 domain-containing protein — protein: MKFRKPHLPQKICPICNRPFSWRKKWSKNWDNVKYCSDKCRRNKTTLL
- a CDS encoding AarF/ABC1/UbiB kinase family protein — translated: MKTIDSIPTSKIQRATKLVTTGAKVGVNYIKYYGDKLVNSEAEAKERLNKNNATDIYDGLKQLKGSALKVAQMLSMEKSILPQAYVEQFSLAQFSVPPLSPPLVIKTFKKYFGKHPNDLFDTFSATSVNAASIGQVHVAFKNGKKLAVKIQYPGVAESIASDLAMVKPVAMSMFNIKGKDSDKYFKEVEHKLVEETNYINEIKQSKEVAENCKHIPHLRFPHYYEDLSSERIITMDFMEGEHLSEFTAHNEDQDKANRLGQALWDFYMYQIHNLKKVHADPHPGNFLVSEKGELIALDFGCMKTIPDEFYTPYFNLAKKENLSNQDYFVSKLYELEILRADDSPEELEFFTQMFHEMLSLFTQPFHQDTFDFSDANFFGQIADLGEKYSKNTELRKMNGNRGSKHFIYINRTFFGLYNLMFDLKAQNIKINNFLKL
- a CDS encoding SDR family oxidoreductase; this translates as MTILVTGATGYIGKRLIPILLDKGHTVICVVRDRLRADKKFANEDNVYVIEADFLKPITLSNIPKRIDVAYYLMHSMSNTSKDFAALEKQCAQNFKDYLETTEVKQVIYLSGITNEDKLSKHLNSRKQVEFILKSDNYALSVFKAGIIVGSGSSSFEIVRDLVEKLPFMIAPKWLNTKTQPLAVRDVLSFLSKAVGNEKVFNKSFDVFGPEIITYKDMLLQFAEVRGLKRKIVTVPVMTPKLSSYWLYFVTSTSYKLASTLVDSMGVQIIGKPSKINEILNVKPIPYKEAVALAFEKIEQNSIVSSWKDSMISSGRLQNRLHQYINVPQFGCFTDHRERFINDTEQTLDKIWSIGGKNGWYYGTFLWRIRGYIDKLFGGIGLRRGRTHPTHLAAGDALDFWRVIYADKNKQKLLLFAEMRLPGEAWLEFKIEDNKLKQTATFRPRGLWGRLYWYTVLPFHGFIFSGMINKLVKVEIPKTSLTTENMSNL
- a CDS encoding DASH family cryptochrome, whose amino-acid sequence is MQEKQNNFALVWFQNNLRVQDNALLYEIVKKHKNIIAVYCFDPRHYENTPFGFLKTGKFRTKFLIETVTNLKNNLKTLNIELLVFNEKPETAIKGITEKYQVEALYLQKEWTSEEVQTFNNVVKELPKSIKIHAAYDQFLYHPDDINYSAREIPKVFTNFRKNTEKTSTVRPVIKIEPLKTNAVVENKTKIPTLKTLGYADFEMNPNTAFPFSGGETAALERLEYYVFKTKKLGVYKKTRNGLLGKDFSSKFSPWLANGSLSARTIFWAVKEFEKQHFKNQSTYWLVFELMWRDYFKYISLKHNNNIFKIDGILNNKYHWERNQDLVEKWINGETESNFVNANMIELKKTGWMSNRGRQNVASYFSKDLKLDWRIGGAYFESLLIDYDVHSNYGNWMYVSGVGNDPRDRKFNVNLQAQRYDASGTYQKLWLQPTLF